Proteins from one Ranitomeya variabilis isolate aRanVar5 chromosome 1, aRanVar5.hap1, whole genome shotgun sequence genomic window:
- the LOC143793926 gene encoding olfactory receptor 5AR1-like codes for MEMFNQSLSTRFVLLGLSDVPYLKVIGFLALLVIYLITLLANFLLIIVVTINPKLHTPMYFFLKNLSFIDVCLSSTVVPKILINTLSKDKSISLLECAIQMHFHLAFGSTECFILAVMAYDRFVAICKPLHYNTMMSRKMCISMSISSWTSSFINSIIHVIYTFQMSFCHSHHVNHFFCEVPAFIKISCGDTWLHELAMYISAVIIATLSFFLIMISYFHILSNILRISSFHGRYKAFSKCASHIIVVTIFFGTIMILYLRPQSHSSPDIDNLVSILYSSVTPMLNPIIYSVTNKDVKGTVRKNLAKEVLQSNLFFIKSY; via the coding sequence ATGGAAATGTTTAACCAATCTTTGTCAACCAGATTTGTTCTCCTTGGTTTGTCTGATGTTCCTTACTTAAAGGTTATTGGCTTTCTTGCATTATTGGTGATTTATTTGATAACATTGTTAGCAAACTTTCTACTAATCATAGTGGTAACTATTAATCCAAAGCTCCACACTCCCATGTACTTTTTTCTTAAAAATCTCTCCTTTATTGACGTTTGCCTCTCTTCAACTGTGGTGCCTAAAATCCTTATAAACACATTAAGCAAGGACAAGAGCATCTCTCTACTGGAATGCGCCATCCAGATGCACTTTCATTTGGCTTTTGGGTCTACAGAGTGTTTCATACTTGCCGTAATGGCTTATGATCGGTTTGTTGCCATCTGTAAACCTCTGCATTACAACACCATGATGAGCAGGAAGATGTGTATCAGTATGTCCATTTCATCATGGACTTCAAGCTTCATCAACTCCATAATTCATGTCATCTATACCTTCCAGATGTCTTTCTGCCATTCCCACCATGTCAACCACTTCTTTTGTGAAGTTCCAGCATTTATAAAAATATCCTGCGGTGACACTTGGCTTCATGAGTTAGCAATGTACATTTCAGCAGTGATCATAGCGACTTTATCCTTCTTCTTGATTATGATTTCATATTTTCATATTCTGTCCAACATTTTGAGAATTAGTTCTTTTCATGGAAGGTATAAAGCTTTCTCCAAATGTGCTTCCCACATTATTGTGGTAACTATTTTTTTTGGGACCATAATGATTCTGTATTTACGTCCGCAATCCCATTCATCTCCAGACATTGACAATTTGGTCTCCATCCTCTACTCATCTGTGACGCCCATGCTGAACCCCATCATCTACAGTGTCACAAATAAGGATGTCAAAGGCACCGTAAGAAAGAATTTAGCTAAAGAGGTTCTCCAATcaaatttattttttataaaatcttATTAA